One Nicotiana sylvestris chromosome 12, ASM39365v2, whole genome shotgun sequence genomic window carries:
- the LOC138883920 gene encoding uncharacterized protein has translation MWNPNKLDFKLISMTNQVIHGAVKSSNIPVEFYFSAIYGQYTMEDRRSLWLHLRDIANGIQGPWLVMGDFNTILRPEDRVNGNVVTDAEARDFNDFIVDTGMGELKTVGRNFTWTNSHIFSRIDWAIGNAEWMIHMDHIEVQILDPHFSDHSPLCVDFAETINNRPRPFKFLNYLEDHHDF, from the coding sequence ATGTGGAATCCTAATAAATTGGATTTCAAGTTGATATCCATGACTAATCAAGTTATACATGGAGCAGTGAAAAGTTCAAATATTCCTGTTGAATTCTATTTTTCTGCTATCTACGGGCAATATACAATGGAAGATAGAAGAAGTTTATGGTTGCATCTGAGAGATATCGCTAATGGAATCCAAGGTCCTTGGCTGGTCATGGGTGATTTTAATACAATACTGAGACCTGAAGATAGAGTCAATGGTAATGTAGTGACGGATGCAGAAGCCAGAGACTTTAATGACTTTATTGTTGACACTGGAATGGGTGAATTAAAAACAGTTGGTAGGAATTTCACGTGGACAAATAGTCACATCTTCAGTAGAATTGATTGGGCAATTGGGAATGCAGAATGGATGATCCATATGGATCACATAGAGGTGCAGATACTAGATCCTCATTTCTCTGATCACTCTCCTTTATGTGTTGATTTTGCTGAAACAATTAATAACAGACCTAGACCATTTAAGTTCTTAAATTACTTGGAAGACCATCATGATTTCTAG